A window of the Oscillospiraceae bacterium NTUH-002-81 genome harbors these coding sequences:
- a CDS encoding Sir2 silent information regulator family NAD-dependent deacetylase, translated as MFSKMWTKKSTNGSLPSIDALRDRLREADAVVIGAGSGLSTSAGYTYTGERFARYFTDFQEKYGFSDMYSGGFYPYQTPEESWAFWSRYVWINRFIAPPKPVYEQMLSLVDGKDYFVITTNVDHCFQRAGFDKKRLFYTQGDYGLFQCSTPCCQETFDNEAQIRRMVEAQGYVIEADGRLTLPEGQAPQMTIPSHLVPRCPHCGQPMTMNLRCDSTFVQDEGWHRAAEHYAEFLRRHEGLRIVFLELGVGYNTPGIIKYDFWQRTVRNPKASYICINQGQALCPEEIRPQALCIDGDIGEIFSRLTYSSSMLF; from the coding sequence ATGTTTTCAAAGATGTGGACAAAGAAATCTACGAACGGCTCCTTGCCGTCCATTGATGCCCTCCGGGATCGACTGCGGGAAGCGGATGCCGTTGTCATCGGGGCCGGTTCCGGCCTGTCCACCTCGGCAGGCTACACCTACACCGGCGAACGGTTTGCCCGGTATTTTACAGATTTTCAGGAAAAATACGGGTTCTCGGATATGTACTCCGGCGGCTTCTATCCCTACCAGACACCGGAGGAATCCTGGGCCTTCTGGAGCCGTTATGTGTGGATCAACCGGTTCATCGCCCCGCCGAAACCCGTTTACGAACAGATGCTTTCGCTGGTGGACGGAAAAGATTACTTCGTCATCACCACCAACGTGGATCACTGCTTCCAGCGGGCGGGCTTTGACAAAAAACGGCTTTTCTACACCCAGGGGGATTACGGCCTGTTCCAGTGCAGCACCCCCTGCTGCCAAGAAACCTTTGACAACGAAGCGCAGATCCGCCGGATGGTGGAAGCCCAGGGCTATGTGATCGAAGCAGACGGACGGCTGACGCTGCCGGAGGGACAGGCGCCGCAGATGACCATTCCCTCTCACCTGGTTCCCCGCTGTCCCCACTGCGGCCAGCCCATGACCATGAACCTGCGCTGTGACAGCACCTTCGTCCAGGATGAAGGCTGGCACAGGGCCGCTGAACATTACGCAGAATTTCTCCGGCGGCATGAGGGGCTGCGGATCGTCTTTCTGGAGCTGGGCGTGGGCTACAACACCCCCGGCATCATCAAGTATGATTTCTGGCAGCGCACCGTGCGCAATCCCAAAGCTTCCTATATCTGCATCAATCAGGGGCAGGCACTCTGCCCGGAGGAGATCCGGCCACAGGCGCTGTGTATAGATGGGGATATTGGGGAGATTTTTTCACGCCTTACATACTCCTCTAGTATGCTCTTTTGA
- a CDS encoding protein-ADP-ribose hydrolase — protein sequence MNQSTRRLFLIQSLLRENPRYAGLSVPKDPAGQRQLLRALMNVRAPKACDPEFLEMQDAYLADETAKKGVTDIQDLTPVQDGLYVWQGDITALRCDAIVNAANSSLTGCYIPNHSCIDNCIHTFAGVQLRLACAELMEQQGHEEPTGLAKITPAFNLPCKYVLHTVGPIIQSRVTEKDRQLLASCYRSCLELAATHDLESVAFCCISTGVFHFPNEQAAAIAVNTVQQFLQTKTSVRKVIFNVFKDVDKEIYERLLAVH from the coding sequence ATGAATCAGAGTACACGAAGATTATTTTTGATCCAGTCTCTCCTGCGGGAGAATCCCCGGTATGCAGGTCTGTCCGTCCCGAAGGATCCCGCCGGTCAGAGACAGCTGCTGCGGGCACTGATGAATGTCCGGGCACCGAAAGCCTGCGATCCGGAATTTCTGGAAATGCAGGATGCCTATCTCGCTGACGAGACAGCCAAAAAAGGCGTCACCGACATACAGGATCTGACACCGGTGCAGGACGGGCTCTATGTGTGGCAGGGCGACATCACGGCGCTGCGGTGTGATGCCATCGTCAATGCGGCCAACAGCAGCCTCACCGGCTGCTATATTCCCAACCACAGCTGCATCGACAACTGTATCCATACCTTTGCCGGTGTACAGCTGCGGCTGGCCTGCGCCGAACTGATGGAACAGCAGGGCCACGAGGAACCCACCGGGCTGGCCAAGATCACCCCGGCCTTCAATCTGCCCTGTAAATATGTACTGCACACCGTCGGCCCCATCATCCAGTCCCGGGTGACAGAAAAAGACCGGCAGCTGCTGGCGTCCTGCTACCGCTCCTGCCTGGAGCTGGCCGCCACCCATGATCTGGAAAGCGTGGCTTTCTGCTGCATTTCCACCGGCGTGTTCCATTTTCCCAATGAACAGGCTGCCGCCATCGCAGTGAACACTGTTCAACAGTTCCTGCAGACCAAAACCAGTGTAAGAAAGGTGATTTTTAATGTTTTCAAAGATGTGGACAAAGAAATCTACGAACGGCTCCTTGCCGTCCATTGA
- a CDS encoding pyridoxamine 5'-phosphate oxidase family protein — protein MKKVVAFLNENPVQYLATVGRDGKAKCRPFMFAGELDGKLWFCTNNTKEVYRDMQENPEIEISVSSPSYAWIRLHGKAVFENNMAAKEMCIQNPIVKSQYGEATNPIFEVFYLENAHGVIADFSGNPPYEF, from the coding sequence ATGAAGAAAGTAGTAGCATTTTTAAACGAGAACCCGGTACAGTATCTGGCAACCGTAGGCCGTGACGGCAAGGCAAAATGCCGCCCGTTCATGTTCGCAGGCGAGCTTGACGGCAAGCTCTGGTTCTGCACCAACAACACCAAAGAGGTGTACAGGGATATGCAGGAAAACCCGGAAATCGAGATCTCTGTTTCCAGCCCTTCCTACGCATGGATCCGTCTCCACGGCAAGGCTGTTTTTGAAAACAACATGGCTGCCAAGGAAATGTGCATCCAGAACCCCATCGTGAAGAGCCAGTATGGCGAAGCCACCAACCCGATCTTTGAGGTATTCTATCTGGAAAACGCCCACGGCGTCATCGCAGATTTCTCCGGCAATCCGCCGTATGAATTCTAA